TCCCCAAGACCCGCTCCGGCAAGATTCTCCGCGGCACCATGCAGAAGATCGCCGACAACGAACCCTACAAACCCCCCGCCACCATCGACGACCCCAGCATCCTGCCGGAGATCGAGACGGCGCTGGAGAGTGTGGGGCTGGCGGGGCAGCGGGAGGTGGAGTGAGGGGACGGATCCTCCTTATTTTGCGAGCTGCTGCGAGATTCCGATCAGGGGATTTCTGAGCACGATCATCCACTCTGTCTACATCGAAGACGAGTGAGCGCAATCAGGGAGCCTGGCAGCGTGTAAGATCTGCCTATGAGCGACGAGACACCTGCCGCTGGAAATCCTCCCAAGGACATCTGGGAGGTCAATCAGCGTTTACAGTTCGACGAGCCCTTGGCACCCGGGGATGATCGTTGGGTCGATACCGCGGATGCCCGTGGAGAGTTCAGCTTTTCTCCCCTCTACCGGAGCTTGGGAGTCGATCCCCGAACTTGGGAGCTGAAAGGGCCACCGCGCAAGTCATACATCCTCTTTTGCGGTCATCGGGGCTGTGGCAAGAGCACCGAGCTGCGGCGCGTTCACTGGCGCCTGAACCGCAAGGAGAAGTTTCTCGCCGTGCTCCTCGATGCGGCGAAGGCTCTCGATCCCAACAACTTGCAGTACCAGGATGTCCTGCTGGCTTTGGCCGAAGCCTTGTTGGCCCGCTTGGCAGAGCATCAAATCGATCTCGATCCGGTTCATCTGACTCTGCTCCGGCAGTGGTTCGACGAGCGGATCGAGAAGCACGAAGCGACCCGCCAGTTTGCTGCCGAGGTCAAGAGCGGTGCCAAGGCGGAAGGCGGGATTCCTTTTCTGAGCAAGATCTTCGCCGAGCTGACGGCGGCTTTCCGTGTCAATTCAACCTACAAGGAAGAGCTCCGCCGAGTGGTACGCAATCACTTCACGGAGTTTGCGCGGGCCTTCAATCAACTGATCTTGGCAGCGGAAGACGCCTGCTCGGAGCACGGATTGGGCAAACGGGTTCTATTCCTGGTGGACGGCACTGACCGGCTCCGCGGAGACGACGCCGACTCCTTCTTCGTGCGTGACGTCTATCAGCTCCAGCTGGTGGAAGCGCTTTTCGTTTACAGTGCACCGATTCATCTTCTTCATGGCGGTGGAGCGATCCACCAGAGCTTCACCGTCACCTTCAAGCTACCCATGATCAAGCTGCAGGAGAAGGATGGAGCTTCCAATCCGGTGGCCCTCCGGGCGATGGAGGAGATTCTGTTTCGTCGGGCACCTCGGGAGCTCTTTGACGACCCCAGCACCGCAGACTACCTGATCGAGCATAGCGGCGGCCATCCGCGGGATCTGCTCCGTTTGCTGCAATATAGCTTCGAGCATGCCCGGGAGGATCTCTTCGATCGCCCGGCTGCCGAGCGGGCGGTCAAGGCTCTGGCCACGGACTATCGCCAATTCCTTGATGCCGAGGACTACGCACTGCTTCGGCAGATTGATGAGCAGCCTCAGGTGGAGCGCAACTCGGAACAGG
The genomic region above belongs to Acidobacteriota bacterium and contains:
- a CDS encoding ATP-binding protein yields the protein MSDETPAAGNPPKDIWEVNQRLQFDEPLAPGDDRWVDTADARGEFSFSPLYRSLGVDPRTWELKGPPRKSYILFCGHRGCGKSTELRRVHWRLNRKEKFLAVLLDAAKALDPNNLQYQDVLLALAEALLARLAEHQIDLDPVHLTLLRQWFDERIEKHEATRQFAAEVKSGAKAEGGIPFLSKIFAELTAAFRVNSTYKEELRRVVRNHFTEFARAFNQLILAAEDACSEHGLGKRVLFLVDGTDRLRGDDADSFFVRDVYQLQLVEALFVYSAPIHLLHGGGAIHQSFTVTFKLPMIKLQEKDGASNPVALRAMEEILFRRAPRELFDDPSTADYLIEHSGGHPRDLLRLLQYSFEHAREDLFDRPAAERAVKALATDYRQFLDAEDYALLRQIDEQPQVERNSEQARRLLYNLALLEYNAYWWRSHPVVRTLDAYREAGRS